A stretch of Mycobacterium sp. ITM-2016-00316 DNA encodes these proteins:
- a CDS encoding NADPH-dependent 2,4-dienoyl-CoA reductase: MNYPNLLSPLDLGFTTLRNRVIMGSVHTGLEDRARDTDKLAAYFAERARGGVGLIITGGYAPNRTGWLLPFAAEMLSAADARRHRRITAAVHDEGGKIALQLLHAGRYAYHPLSVSASSIKAPINPFRPRALRDVAGTIDDFVRAALLARSAGYDGVEIMGSEGYLINQFLAPRTNKRTDGWGGTPQKRRRFPVEIVRRVREAVGADFIIVYRISLADYVEDGQTWDEIVSLAQEIEAAGATILNTGIGWHEARVPTIVTSVPNSAFVDISGALAEHVDIPVVASNRINMPEAAEQILTDTGVQLISMARPLLSDPDWVRKASEDAADQINTCIACNQACLDHAFVHKTVSCLLNPRAGHETTLVLGPTRHARSVAVVGAGPAGLSAAVAAAQRGHHVTLFEAGATIGGQFDLARRVPGKEEFNETVRYYTRMLEVNRVDVRLGTRATVDDLAGYDDVVLATGVTPRMPAIPGIDHPKVLSYAEVLSGAAVGDSVAVIGAGGIGFDVSEFLVTGQSPTLNRKEWQAEWGALDPQDAPTVRGALTTPIPLPPAREVFLLQRTKGAQGRGLGKTSGWVHRASLKAKGVQQLSGVNYERIDDDGLHISFGSDRTGARLLAVDNVVICAGQESVRGLDDELRARGITAHVIGGAAVAAELDAKRAIRQGTELAATL, encoded by the coding sequence GTGAACTACCCGAATTTGTTGTCCCCGTTGGATCTCGGTTTCACCACTCTGCGCAACCGGGTGATCATGGGCTCGGTGCACACCGGTCTGGAAGATCGCGCGCGCGATACCGACAAGCTGGCCGCCTACTTCGCCGAGCGCGCCCGCGGCGGCGTCGGCCTCATCATCACCGGCGGGTACGCCCCGAACCGGACCGGTTGGCTGCTGCCGTTCGCCGCCGAGATGCTCTCCGCGGCCGATGCGCGCCGGCATCGCCGGATCACCGCCGCCGTCCACGATGAGGGCGGCAAGATCGCGCTGCAGCTCCTGCACGCCGGACGCTATGCCTACCATCCGCTGTCGGTCAGCGCATCCTCGATCAAGGCGCCGATCAACCCGTTCCGGCCGCGCGCACTGCGTGATGTCGCGGGCACCATCGACGATTTCGTGCGTGCCGCGCTGTTGGCCCGATCCGCGGGATACGACGGCGTGGAGATCATGGGCAGCGAAGGGTATCTGATCAACCAGTTCCTGGCGCCGCGCACCAACAAGCGCACCGACGGCTGGGGTGGCACACCGCAGAAGCGGCGGCGCTTCCCCGTCGAGATCGTGCGACGGGTACGCGAGGCCGTCGGGGCGGATTTCATCATCGTCTACCGGATATCACTGGCCGACTATGTCGAGGACGGCCAGACCTGGGACGAAATCGTCTCTCTGGCACAAGAAATCGAGGCCGCCGGCGCCACCATTCTCAACACCGGCATCGGCTGGCACGAGGCCCGGGTGCCGACCATCGTCACCTCGGTGCCCAACAGCGCCTTCGTCGATATCAGCGGTGCACTCGCCGAACATGTCGACATCCCGGTGGTGGCCTCCAACCGGATCAACATGCCCGAGGCTGCCGAGCAGATCCTCACCGACACCGGCGTGCAGCTGATCTCGATGGCCCGGCCGCTGCTGAGCGACCCGGACTGGGTGCGCAAGGCGTCTGAGGACGCCGCCGATCAGATCAACACCTGCATCGCCTGCAACCAGGCCTGCCTGGACCATGCCTTCGTGCACAAGACGGTGTCGTGCCTGCTCAATCCACGCGCGGGACATGAGACCACCCTGGTGCTCGGCCCGACCCGGCACGCACGATCGGTGGCCGTCGTGGGCGCCGGCCCGGCCGGGCTGTCGGCCGCGGTGGCCGCCGCCCAGCGCGGGCACCATGTCACGCTCTTCGAGGCCGGCGCCACCATCGGTGGCCAATTCGACCTGGCCAGAAGGGTTCCCGGGAAAGAGGAATTCAACGAGACGGTCCGCTACTACACGCGCATGCTGGAGGTGAACCGCGTCGACGTACGCCTGGGCACCCGGGCCACGGTGGACGATCTCGCCGGCTACGACGATGTCGTGCTCGCCACCGGTGTGACACCACGCATGCCGGCCATCCCCGGTATCGACCATCCGAAGGTGCTGTCCTACGCCGAGGTACTTTCCGGTGCCGCCGTGGGCGATTCGGTGGCGGTCATCGGTGCGGGCGGTATCGGGTTCGATGTCAGCGAGTTCCTGGTCACCGGCCAGTCCCCCACGCTGAACCGCAAGGAATGGCAGGCCGAATGGGGTGCGCTGGACCCCCAGGACGCGCCGACGGTCCGCGGTGCACTGACGACGCCGATCCCACTGCCTCCGGCCCGCGAGGTGTTCCTGCTGCAGCGGACCAAGGGCGCCCAGGGCCGCGGGCTCGGCAAGACCTCCGGCTGGGTGCATCGGGCGTCACTGAAAGCCAAAGGTGTGCAGCAACTCTCCGGGGTGAACTACGAGCGCATCGATGACGACGGCCTGCACATCAGCTTCGGATCCGACCGGACCGGGGCGCGCCTGCTGGCCGTCGACAATGTTGTCATCTGCGCGGGCCAGGAGTCGGTGCGCGGGCTCGATGACGAGTTGCGGGCGCGCGGGATCACCGCGCACGTCATTGGCGGGGCGGCCGTGGCGGCCGAGCTCGATGCCAAGCGCGCGATCCGCCAGGGCACCGAGCTGGCCGCCACGCTGTAG
- the fdxA gene encoding ferredoxin, producing the protein MTYTIAEPCVDVKDKACIEECPVDCIYEGARMLYIHPDECVDCGACEPVCPVEAIYYEDDVPDQWSNYTQINADFFSELGSPGGASKVGQTDNDPQAIKDLEPKGE; encoded by the coding sequence GTGACGTACACGATTGCCGAACCCTGCGTCGACGTGAAAGACAAGGCATGCATTGAGGAATGCCCTGTCGATTGCATCTACGAGGGTGCACGCATGCTGTACATCCACCCGGATGAATGCGTCGACTGCGGCGCATGCGAACCGGTGTGCCCGGTCGAGGCCATCTACTACGAAGATGACGTCCCCGATCAGTGGAGCAACTACACGCAGATCAACGCGGACTTCTTCAGCGAGCTCGGCTCCCCGGGCGGCGCGTCGAAGGTCGGCCAGACCGACAACGATCCGCAGGCCATCAAGGATCTCGAACCCAAGGGCGAGTGA
- a CDS encoding DUF1214 domain-containing protein, whose protein sequence is MLEHPVATAAQHEQELAALDLLEHPTVQAARRSVAETWLGRAKASEAMRARFDDAFAEVMFSAAVWSSNQDKLRPKVSCITRLAHPVQGRAIPGSRWGIDNPDSVYRVIPISGEERYEIHGRVGQHRMTENYFTLWDANMGTVAVLNGRTMEVDSDGSFTITVDADPAGGRPNHVQSSPEAHEFYIRDVLLNWDRDDPNHLSVQRLGGPPSRPARTRDEQADATADMMAYFANFTGKLSHGVYKMPPNNFNLAWSADKVGAMRNQVYVMGRFDLNPGEAFVVDVGDGGAEYFTVPLSNIWGTTLDIADRTGSLNKAQSTPNEDGSYTYVIAPTDPGVANWIDSDGLNEGILTLRMAEFGGDGPKEDLGARGRVVTLDHLEREVPMLRRVSAQERATELADRRAAYLRRLPEGTA, encoded by the coding sequence ATGCTCGAGCACCCGGTGGCCACGGCGGCCCAACACGAACAGGAGCTCGCCGCGCTGGACCTCCTTGAGCATCCGACGGTGCAGGCCGCCCGTCGCAGCGTCGCCGAGACCTGGCTGGGGCGGGCCAAGGCCTCCGAGGCCATGCGGGCACGATTCGATGACGCGTTCGCCGAAGTGATGTTCTCGGCGGCGGTGTGGTCGTCCAACCAGGACAAGCTGCGACCGAAGGTCAGCTGCATCACCCGGCTCGCGCACCCCGTGCAGGGCCGCGCGATACCCGGGTCCCGTTGGGGCATCGACAATCCCGACAGCGTGTACCGGGTGATCCCGATCTCGGGCGAGGAGCGTTACGAGATCCACGGGCGCGTCGGGCAGCACCGGATGACGGAGAACTACTTCACGCTGTGGGACGCGAACATGGGCACTGTCGCCGTGCTCAACGGCCGCACCATGGAGGTCGACTCCGACGGGTCGTTCACCATCACCGTCGACGCCGATCCTGCGGGCGGCCGGCCCAATCACGTGCAATCCAGCCCCGAGGCGCACGAGTTCTACATCCGTGACGTCCTGTTGAACTGGGACCGCGACGACCCGAATCACCTCTCGGTGCAGCGGCTCGGCGGCCCACCATCACGGCCGGCCCGCACGCGCGACGAACAGGCCGACGCCACTGCGGACATGATGGCGTACTTCGCCAACTTCACCGGCAAGCTCAGCCATGGCGTCTACAAGATGCCGCCCAACAACTTCAACCTGGCCTGGTCGGCCGACAAGGTCGGCGCGATGCGCAACCAGGTGTACGTCATGGGTCGCTTCGACCTCAACCCGGGTGAGGCGTTCGTCGTCGACGTCGGCGACGGTGGCGCCGAGTACTTCACCGTTCCGCTGAGCAACATCTGGGGGACGACGCTCGACATCGCCGACCGGACGGGGAGCCTGAACAAGGCGCAGTCGACGCCCAACGAGGACGGTTCCTACACCTACGTCATCGCCCCGACTGATCCCGGCGTCGCCAACTGGATCGACTCCGACGGCCTGAACGAGGGCATCCTGACGCTGCGGATGGCCGAATTCGGCGGGGACGGACCCAAAGAGGACCTCGGTGCGCGCGGGCGGGTGGTGACACTCGACCACCTCGAACGCGAAGTTCCGATGCTGCGCCGGGTGAGCGCGCAGGAACGGGCCACCGAACTCGCCGACCGCCGCGCGGCATACCTGCGCCGTCTGCCCGAGGGGACCGCCTGA
- a CDS encoding oxidoreductase produces the protein MARWLITGCSTGIGREIARAALEAGHRVVVTARRVEAVADLVDTFGDRAVAVALDVTDKAQIAAAVAAADDAFGGVDVLVNNAGYGYMSAVEEGDDAEVRKLFDTNYFGVVDTIKAVLPAMRARKSGHIVNISSMTGLVANPPNAYYSSTKFALEALTEALAQEVGPLGIKVTAIEPGAFRTDWARRSMQESGTPIGDYDEGVGARKTLIKEFADHLPGDPRKVAEAVLTVTTLEEPPLRLLLGRDVLKAVRHKIAALSASIDEWEAVTKDVDFPKGT, from the coding sequence ATGGCCCGCTGGCTGATCACCGGATGCTCCACCGGCATCGGGCGCGAGATCGCCCGCGCCGCACTGGAGGCCGGGCACCGCGTGGTCGTCACCGCACGGCGCGTGGAGGCAGTCGCCGACCTGGTCGACACGTTCGGTGATCGCGCCGTGGCCGTCGCCCTGGATGTCACCGACAAGGCTCAGATCGCCGCGGCGGTCGCGGCGGCCGACGACGCATTCGGCGGTGTCGACGTCCTGGTCAACAATGCAGGCTACGGCTACATGTCGGCGGTCGAAGAGGGTGACGATGCCGAGGTGCGGAAACTGTTCGACACCAACTACTTCGGAGTGGTGGACACCATCAAGGCGGTGCTGCCGGCCATGCGGGCACGCAAATCCGGCCACATCGTCAACATCTCGTCGATGACCGGTCTGGTGGCCAACCCGCCCAACGCCTACTACTCCTCGACCAAGTTCGCCCTGGAGGCGCTCACCGAGGCGCTGGCGCAGGAGGTCGGACCGCTGGGCATCAAGGTGACCGCCATCGAACCCGGCGCCTTCCGTACCGACTGGGCGCGGCGCTCCATGCAGGAATCCGGCACTCCGATCGGTGATTACGACGAGGGGGTCGGGGCCCGTAAGACGCTGATCAAGGAGTTCGCCGACCACCTGCCGGGTGACCCGCGCAAGGTCGCCGAGGCGGTGCTGACGGTGACGACGCTGGAGGAACCGCCGCTGCGCCTGCTCCTCGGGCGCGATGTGCTGAAGGCGGTGCGGCACAAGATCGCTGCGCTGTCCGCGTCCATCGACGAGTGGGAAGCCGTCACCAAGGACGTCGACTTCCCGAAGGGCACCTAG
- a CDS encoding nuclear transport factor 2 family protein, protein MSASARQIENLLYTYAERIDAGDLDGVAELFAHGRICGVEDGPPETVFSGTERVRQMYGMATRLYEDGTPKTKHLTSNARIEVDEVAGTARSRSNYLVTQATPDLPLQVIVTGHYRDTFHRVDGHWWFDTRIMFIDQVGDVSHHLKF, encoded by the coding sequence ATGTCTGCCAGCGCGCGCCAGATCGAGAACCTGCTGTACACCTACGCCGAGCGCATCGACGCCGGCGATCTGGATGGTGTCGCCGAACTTTTCGCGCACGGCCGGATCTGCGGAGTGGAGGACGGCCCGCCCGAGACGGTGTTCAGCGGAACCGAACGCGTGCGGCAGATGTATGGCATGGCGACCCGGCTGTACGAGGACGGCACCCCGAAAACCAAGCATCTGACCAGCAATGCGCGCATCGAGGTCGACGAGGTGGCGGGAACCGCGCGGAGTCGGTCCAATTACCTGGTCACCCAGGCGACACCGGACCTGCCGCTGCAGGTCATCGTGACCGGCCATTACCGCGACACCTTTCACCGGGTCGACGGTCACTGGTGGTTCGACACCCGGATCATGTTCATCGATCAGGTCGGCGATGTCAGCCACCACCTGAAGTTCTGA
- a CDS encoding YceI family protein: MTAAVATDLTAGTWALDPVHSSVNFSVRHLVVSKVRGTFDSFDGAITVAEDGTPSVTATIDINSVNTRNEQRDAHLKAADFFDAEQFPTASFVSTAVRADGDDYVLDGEFTLKGVTKPVSLKLEFHGVNPGMGHGEVAGFEASVVLNRKDFGIDIDMPLETGGAVVGDKVTITLEIEALKQA; this comes from the coding sequence ATGACCGCAGCAGTAGCCACCGACCTGACCGCAGGCACCTGGGCGCTGGACCCAGTGCATTCCTCGGTCAACTTCTCGGTCCGCCACCTGGTGGTGAGCAAGGTCCGCGGCACGTTCGACAGTTTCGACGGCGCTATCACGGTGGCCGAGGACGGCACCCCATCGGTGACCGCCACCATCGACATCAACTCGGTCAACACCCGCAACGAGCAGCGCGACGCCCACCTGAAGGCCGCCGACTTCTTCGACGCCGAGCAGTTCCCGACCGCGTCCTTCGTGTCCACCGCGGTGCGCGCAGACGGTGACGACTACGTGCTCGACGGTGAGTTCACCCTCAAGGGTGTCACCAAGCCGGTGTCGCTGAAGCTGGAGTTCCACGGCGTCAATCCCGGCATGGGCCATGGCGAAGTTGCCGGGTTTGAAGCCTCGGTGGTGTTGAACCGCAAGGACTTCGGCATCGACATCGACATGCCGCTGGAGACCGGAGGCGCCGTGGTCGGCGACAAGGTCACCATCACCCTGGAGATCGAGGCGCTCAAGCAGGCCTGA
- a CDS encoding sulfotransferase family protein — MAAARGKERLDDWGPPAFEAPLAVLADSYAEANLNQVGEHLLRSGLVHGLRMRLRAQEWIRRYPEILSETILAPIVVVGMMRSGTTLLQRLLAADPRFHCAYGWEVVEVAPKLDYRWSAPEDPRILISAAREAKSREMAPELFAIHPMYAREPEEEIVFLSDAFLSHVPESGAQVPTYRSWIDGQDFTPAYDHLYRMLQFLQWQKRQAGRADSGTAARRWVLKTPAHLGYLDTLRSRFPDLHLVHMHRDPRDTIPSGASLNATLHAMHADRVDPERVGAQWLARMGWTNDRAMAVRDGWVDEDVRVTDIDFGTAVADPIGQVSRVYDAIGVPLTAGAERAMRRWLAERPRETARPAYTAATYGLSDAEIDERFTAYNGRYRGAVHCNRGD; from the coding sequence ATGGCGGCCGCCCGGGGCAAGGAACGGCTGGACGATTGGGGGCCGCCGGCGTTCGAAGCGCCGCTCGCGGTGCTGGCCGACAGTTACGCCGAGGCGAACCTCAACCAGGTCGGTGAACACCTGCTGCGGTCGGGGCTGGTGCACGGCCTGCGGATGCGATTGCGTGCCCAGGAATGGATCCGGCGATATCCCGAGATTCTCTCCGAGACGATCCTCGCTCCGATCGTGGTGGTCGGGATGATGCGCAGCGGGACAACGCTGCTGCAACGATTGCTGGCCGCCGACCCGCGCTTTCACTGCGCCTACGGCTGGGAGGTGGTGGAGGTCGCCCCGAAGCTGGACTACCGGTGGTCGGCGCCCGAGGATCCCCGCATCCTGATCAGTGCGGCGCGCGAGGCGAAATCGCGGGAGATGGCACCGGAACTGTTCGCGATCCACCCCATGTATGCCCGCGAGCCCGAAGAGGAGATCGTCTTCCTGTCGGATGCCTTCCTGTCGCATGTGCCGGAGTCGGGCGCCCAGGTGCCCACCTACCGGTCCTGGATCGACGGGCAGGACTTCACTCCCGCCTATGACCACCTGTACCGGATGCTGCAGTTCCTGCAGTGGCAGAAGCGCCAGGCCGGCCGGGCGGATTCGGGCACCGCCGCACGGCGGTGGGTGCTGAAGACACCTGCGCACCTGGGCTATCTCGACACGCTGCGGTCTCGGTTCCCCGATCTGCATCTGGTGCACATGCACCGAGATCCGCGCGACACGATCCCCTCGGGTGCGAGCCTGAACGCCACATTGCACGCCATGCACGCCGACCGCGTCGATCCGGAGCGGGTCGGAGCCCAGTGGCTGGCCCGGATGGGCTGGACCAACGATCGCGCCATGGCGGTCCGGGACGGCTGGGTCGACGAGGACGTGCGGGTCACCGATATCGACTTCGGCACCGCGGTGGCCGACCCGATCGGACAGGTGTCCCGGGTGTACGACGCGATCGGTGTACCCCTGACCGCCGGTGCGGAGCGTGCGATGCGCCGCTGGTTGGCCGAACGCCCCCGCGAGACGGCGCGGCCGGCGTACACGGCCGCCACCTACGGGCTCAGCGACGCCGAGATCGACGAGCGGTTCACGGCCTACAACGGGCGCTACCGCGGAGCCGTTCACTGCAACAGAGGAGACTGA
- a CDS encoding PadR family transcriptional regulator gives MALPHAILVSLCEQTSSGYELARRFDRSIGYFWSATHQQIYRTLRAMEDDGWVRVREVEQHGRPDKKVYSVTPAGRTELARWIAEPLKSRGSAAPGRGGSLADNRTRDLAVKIRAAGYGDAAAIRVQALQLRTERAALLDAYRGFEKEQFPNPAGLAGSELHQYLVLRGGIRAEEGAIEWLSEVLEVL, from the coding sequence ATGGCACTCCCGCACGCCATCCTGGTGTCACTGTGCGAACAGACGAGTTCGGGTTATGAGCTCGCGCGCCGCTTCGACCGGTCCATCGGCTATTTCTGGTCCGCCACGCATCAGCAGATCTACCGCACGTTGCGCGCCATGGAGGACGACGGCTGGGTGCGCGTTCGTGAGGTCGAACAGCACGGTCGCCCGGACAAGAAGGTGTACTCCGTGACACCGGCCGGGCGGACCGAACTCGCTCGCTGGATCGCCGAACCGCTCAAGAGCAGAGGCAGCGCCGCTCCTGGTCGCGGTGGGTCGCTGGCCGACAACCGCACCCGCGACCTGGCCGTCAAGATCCGGGCCGCCGGCTACGGCGATGCCGCCGCCATCCGGGTGCAGGCCCTTCAGTTGCGGACCGAACGAGCCGCGCTGCTGGACGCCTACCGCGGATTCGAGAAGGAGCAGTTCCCCAACCCCGCCGGCCTGGCCGGCTCCGAGCTGCATCAGTACCTGGTGCTGCGCGGCGGTATCCGCGCCGAAGAGGGCGCCATCGAGTGGCTTTCCGAAGTACTGGAGGTCCTGTGA
- a CDS encoding mycofactocin-coupled SDR family oxidoreductase (This oxidoreductase belongs to a branch of the SDR family in which the NAD cofactor is especially deeply buried and is non-exchangeable. Members of this branch occur only in species that product mycofactocin, a small molecule electron carrier derived from the final two residues of the mycofactocin precursor protein, MftA. Mycofactocin is thought to mediate transfers of electrons between such non-exchangeable NAD cofactors from different enzymes acting on different substates, and has been shown to play a role in the metabolism of alcohols and aldehydes in Mycolicibacterium smegmatis and in Mycobacterium tuberculosis.) → MGRAHAVKLAGEGADIIALDVCGPFESTDYPGSTADDLATTVHLVEEHGRRIIARHADVRDPDAVARVVAAGVAEFGRIDIVIANAGIIRLTESDNRAQVFKDVIDVNLTGAWNTVEAALPTMIAGERGGAIVLASSTAGIRASGTDRPGLQAYAASKRGLVALMQGWASDLARHSIRVNTIHPSGVATDMIINETTIGLAQEADPWLGTQRNALPIALLQPEQIANAVAWLVSEEAEFITGVAWPLDAGFGIRTY, encoded by the coding sequence ATGGGCCGTGCGCACGCCGTGAAGCTCGCCGGGGAAGGGGCCGACATCATCGCGCTGGATGTCTGCGGGCCCTTCGAGTCGACCGATTACCCGGGATCCACCGCCGATGACCTGGCGACCACGGTGCACCTCGTCGAGGAACACGGACGCCGGATCATCGCTCGCCACGCCGACGTCCGCGATCCCGACGCGGTGGCCCGGGTGGTCGCCGCGGGCGTCGCGGAGTTCGGCCGCATCGACATCGTCATCGCGAATGCAGGCATCATCCGGCTGACGGAGTCGGACAACCGCGCGCAGGTCTTCAAAGACGTCATCGATGTGAACCTGACCGGTGCGTGGAACACCGTCGAGGCTGCGCTCCCGACGATGATCGCCGGTGAGCGGGGCGGGGCGATCGTGCTGGCGAGTTCGACAGCCGGTATCCGAGCCTCCGGTACCGACCGGCCCGGGCTGCAGGCCTACGCGGCATCCAAGCGCGGGTTGGTGGCCCTGATGCAGGGCTGGGCCAGTGACCTTGCGCGGCATTCGATCCGGGTGAACACCATCCACCCGTCGGGTGTGGCGACCGACATGATCATCAACGAGACCACCATCGGATTGGCACAGGAGGCCGACCCGTGGCTGGGCACCCAGCGCAACGCGCTGCCCATCGCGTTGTTGCAGCCCGAGCAGATCGCCAACGCGGTGGCCTGGTTGGTGTCCGAGGAGGCCGAGTTCATCACCGGTGTGGCGTGGCCGCTGGACGCGGGGTTCGGTATCCGGACGTACTAA
- the dapC gene encoding succinyldiaminopimelate transaminase: MNSPKSALLPVFPWDTLADVTATARAHPEGIVDLSVGTPVDDVAPVIRAALANASATPGYPTTAGTPELRASIRAALHRRFGITDVAPAAVLPVIGTKELIAWLPTLLGLGSEDTVVIPESAYPTYDVGARLAGARVLAADSLTQIGPQTPALVFLNSPSNPSGKVLGVDHLRKVVGWARERGVLIASDECYLGLAWDAQPLSVLHPSVCDGDHTGLLAIHSLSKTSSLAGYRAGFVAGDPAVVAELLAVRKHAGMMVPGPIQAAMVAALDDDDHIAVQRERYAQRRAVLLPALRGAGFTVDHSEAGLYLWATRGEPCRDTLAWLARRGILVAPGEFYGPAGAQHVRVALTATDERIAAAAARL; the protein is encoded by the coding sequence GTGAACTCACCTAAATCGGCGTTACTGCCGGTGTTCCCCTGGGACACCCTGGCAGACGTCACTGCCACCGCGCGCGCTCATCCCGAGGGCATCGTCGACCTGTCGGTCGGCACCCCCGTGGATGATGTCGCCCCGGTGATACGCGCGGCGCTGGCGAACGCGAGCGCCACCCCGGGGTACCCGACCACCGCGGGCACACCCGAACTGCGCGCATCGATCCGCGCTGCGCTGCACCGTCGATTCGGTATCACCGATGTGGCTCCGGCGGCGGTGCTGCCGGTCATCGGCACCAAGGAGCTCATCGCCTGGCTGCCGACGCTGCTGGGTCTGGGCTCCGAGGACACCGTGGTGATCCCGGAGTCGGCGTACCCCACCTATGACGTGGGCGCCCGGTTGGCCGGAGCCCGGGTGCTGGCCGCGGATTCGCTGACCCAGATCGGCCCGCAGACACCGGCGCTGGTGTTCCTGAACTCGCCGAGCAATCCCTCGGGCAAGGTGCTCGGTGTCGACCACCTGCGCAAGGTGGTGGGCTGGGCCCGCGAGCGTGGCGTGCTGATCGCCTCCGACGAGTGTTATCTCGGGTTGGCCTGGGATGCCCAGCCGCTGTCGGTGCTGCACCCGTCGGTGTGCGACGGCGACCACACCGGTCTGCTGGCCATTCACTCGTTGTCCAAGACGTCCTCGCTGGCGGGTTACCGGGCCGGCTTCGTGGCGGGTGATCCCGCCGTGGTGGCCGAACTGCTGGCGGTGCGCAAGCACGCCGGGATGATGGTGCCCGGGCCCATTCAGGCGGCCATGGTCGCTGCGCTGGACGATGACGACCACATCGCGGTGCAACGCGAGCGTTACGCCCAGCGGCGCGCGGTGCTACTGCCCGCACTACGCGGCGCAGGTTTCACCGTCGACCACTCCGAGGCGGGGCTGTACCTGTGGGCGACCCGCGGCGAGCCCTGCCGCGACACCCTGGCCTGGCTGGCGCGGCGCGGAATCCTGGTGGCGCCCGGCGAGTTCTATGGCCCGGCCGGCGCCCAGCACGTGCGGGTGGCGCTCACGGCGACCGACGAACGGATCGCCGCCGCGGCGGCGAGGCTCTGA
- a CDS encoding DUF2231 domain-containing protein, whose protein sequence is MNTIAGVPAHALLVHGVVALAPLTALLLILCAFWAAARRRLVWLVLALACAVAVLTPITASAGQWLYDRESEHRPILELHQERGEWMIYFAVGLLVVAILQVVQHLMESRTEKPGRALPVVAAVLAVLVGVSSIVGVVLIGHSGAEAKWGVIAE, encoded by the coding sequence ATGAACACCATTGCAGGAGTTCCTGCCCATGCCCTGTTGGTGCACGGCGTCGTGGCGCTGGCGCCGTTGACGGCGCTGCTGCTGATCCTGTGTGCGTTCTGGGCGGCCGCGCGCCGACGGCTGGTGTGGCTGGTGCTGGCGCTGGCGTGTGCGGTCGCGGTGCTCACGCCGATCACAGCCTCGGCCGGGCAGTGGCTGTACGACCGGGAAAGCGAGCACCGTCCGATCCTTGAGCTGCATCAGGAGCGCGGCGAATGGATGATCTACTTCGCGGTCGGACTGCTCGTCGTGGCGATCCTGCAGGTTGTCCAGCACCTGATGGAGTCGCGGACCGAGAAACCGGGCAGAGCGCTCCCGGTGGTCGCGGCGGTTCTCGCCGTGCTCGTCGGGGTGTCCTCGATCGTCGGTGTGGTGCTGATCGGCCACTCGGGGGCGGAAGCCAAGTGGGGCGTCATTGCGGAATGA